A single region of the Etheostoma cragini isolate CJK2018 chromosome 3, CSU_Ecrag_1.0, whole genome shotgun sequence genome encodes:
- the nlrx1 gene encoding NLR family member X1: MNRRMSSLHRQLSQLRGAWRWRRVEVSLYPATGFHCRTFCSVTSGPAESIEIHKRKLFLWFSHLPREEKQFGRYFSPETMHVDPLILERKVEEKAGLLHSRTSQTPSCPSLTVEQLFDPSDAWREGRGLNVLLYGAVGTGKSTVVRKLVLDWCTGTTLSHFKLLVPFSCEDLGQLSKVASLRDLVSRKYLHLRKHPLLSGEGNQAKDVLFVFNGMEKMKLDFRIGATELCSDPNEALHADVVVVNLLRKYLLPEASILVTTRLSAVDRIPQKYVSRYAQICGFSDPERQRAYFTSRLLQQSGETNHEAQSVIELLYLNLQRQSQLATACFLPSYCWLTCATLHFLRFTDAKEPIRTLTGIYTSFLRLNFGGEVLGTGTGTNVPIQEHKSSLMLYVVRTVGKLAFDGVTYKRTSFSEKELEQWIGGKTKTDEELHQLAMFRTDVLDFFLAPCIESSQDLPEDPRESDQRRYVFAVPAMQEYLAALYVVLGENKSALEKLTSQVSVVIGQASEDVNALVNILSKFIPLRIFAVFNLIKLFPKLFEKVSSLNKGSIARTMAAEMFRTEDSYNEDVLDQVEKSLLGVHGPQPQQHSKGQPFELYPIFMGGLLHYGNRVLLQQLGCSIQSTTVAQITHVLRKYLVRELSKPQPPEELMDLLVLLYEFQNPRLTAEVLASIRTIRLSNIRMTPLKCFVLSSVLSCTPASYHLEELDLSSCLLTHELLQLLGPTFRHTHNLNLQFNSLGPESCILLRDLLIDPKSSIKSLQLCDNPLLESGACTLLEALPENQSLTHLSLMHTGLGDQGALKLAEKLQQHTRLQELNVAYNNIGDISALTLVDACREHPSIHTVQ; encoded by the exons ATGAACAGAAGGATGAGCTCACTGCACAG gcAGCTGAGTCAGCTGCGCGGAGcatggaggtggaggagggtggAGGTTTCACTTTACCCAGCCACTGGCTTCCACTGCAGGACCTTCTGCTCCGTTACCTCAGGACCAG CAGAATCCATAGAGATCCACAAGAGGAAGCTCTTCCTGTGGTTCAGCCACCTTCCTCGGGAGGAAAAACAGTTTGGCAGGTACTTTAGCCCTGAGACCATGCATGTGGATCCACTGATACTGGAAAGAAAAGTTGAAGAGAAGGCAGGACTGCTTCACTCCAGGACTAGCCAGACTCCCTCCTGCCCCTCTCTGACTGTGGAACAGCTGTTTGATCCCAGTGATGCCTGGAGGGAAGGCCGGGGGCTCAATGTGCTGCTGTACGGGGCCGTGGGAACAGGCAAAAGTACAGTGGTCCGAAAGCTGGTGCTTGATTGGTGCACAGGGACCACCCTGTCCCACTTCAAGCTGCTGGTTCCTTTTTCTTGTGAGGACCTTGGCCAACTGTCAAA AGTGGCTTCCTTAAGGGACCTGGTGAGCAGGAAGTACCTCCACCTGAGAAAACACCCCTTGCTGAGTGGGGAGGGAAACCAGGCCAAGGATGTGCTCTTTGTCTTCAATGGAATGGAGAAGATGAAACTGGACTTCCGAATTGGAGCCACAGAGCTTTGCAGTGATCCTAATGAGGCGCTGCATGCAGATGTGGTGGTGGTCAACCTGCTGAGAAAATATCTTCTGCCCGAG gcCAGCATCTTGGTTACCACCAGACTGTCTGCCGTGGACCGTATCCCACAGAAGTATGTGAGTCGCTATGCACAGATTTGTGGCTTTAGTGACCCTGAGCGCCAGCGGGCCTACTTCACCAGCCGCCTCCTGCAACAAAGTGGAGAGACTAACCATGAGGCCCAGTCTGTCATAGAGCTGCTTTACCTCAACCTTCAGAGACAAAGCCAGCTAGCGACAGCCTGCTTTCTCCCATCCTACTGCTGGCTCACATGTGCTACCTTACACTTCCTCCGTTTTACCGACGCCAAGGAACCCATCCGCACACTGACTGGCATATACACCAGCTTCCTCAGGCTCAACTTTGGAGGTGAGGTGCTGGGCACAGGGACAGGGACAAATGTGCCTATACAGGAACACAAGAGTTCTCTGATGTTGTATGTAGTTCGTACAGTTGGGAAACTTGCTTTTGACGGTGTGACATACAAACGCACGTCATTCTCAGAAAAGGAACTGGAGCAGTGGATAGGAGGGAAGACCAAGACTGATGAGGAGCTACATCAGCTAGCCATGTTCCGGACTGATGTGCTAGACTTCTTTTTGGCTCCCTGTATAGAAAGTAGTCAGGATTTACCGGAAGATCCCAGAGAGAGTGATCAGAGGCGGTATGTATTTGCTGTCCCAGCCATGCAGGAGTACCTAGCGGCTCTCTACGTGGTTCTCGGAGAGAACAAGTCTGCTCTGGAGAAGCTGACCAGTCAGGTGTCTGTGGTCATTGGTCAGGCAAGTGAGGATGTCAATGCCCTGGTTAACATTCTTTCGAAGTTTATCCCCCTCCGAATATTTGCTGTATTCAACCTCATCAAGCTTTTTCCAAAGCTCTTTGAGAAGGTTAGCAGTCTGAACAAAGGCAGCATTGCCAGAACCATGGCAGCTGAGATGTTCCGCACTGAAGATAGCTACAATGAGGATGTCCTGGATCAGGTGGAGAAAAGCCTCCTTGGAGTCCACGGCCCTCAGCCACAGCAGCACAGTAAAGGCCAGCCTTTTGAGCTCTACCCCATCTTTATGGGTGGACTGTTGCATTATGGTAACCGTGTCCTTCTCCAGCAACTTGGGTGCAGCATTCAGAGCACCACTGTGGCCCAGATTACACATGTCCTTAGGAAATACCTTGTTAGAG AGCTCAGCAAGCCACAGCCACCTGAGGAGCTGATGGATCTACTAGTCCTTCTGTATGAGTTTCAGAACCCCAGACTGACTGCAGAGGTTCTGGCCTCAATCAGAACCATCCGCCTAAGCAACATTCGTATGACGCCACTCAAATGCTTTGTATTGAGTTCTGTGCTCTCATGCACCCCTGCAAG TTATCACCTTGAAGAGCTGGACCTGTCCTCCTGTCTCCTGACTCATGAACTGCTTCAGTTACTGGGGCCTaccttcagacacacacacaacctcaa TCTGCAGTTTAACAGTCTGGGTCCTGAGTCCTGCATCCTCCTGAGAGATCTGCTAATAGACCCCAAGAGCTCTATTAAATCTCTACA